The window CGACGACCTGCAGGTTCAGCCAGGCGGCGCAGGCCACAGCCATCTCTTCCTCGGTGGCGCCTGCCGCGCGCAGCGTGGCCAGGTCGGGCAGCGCCTGCGGCAACGCCGTGCCGGCGGCTTGGCCGCCGGTGACAGCGATCACTTCCAGCGTGTTGTCCAGGTACTGGCGGCGCGCGCCGCTGCGGCTGATTTTTCCGCTGGTGGTCATGGGAATCGTGGCCGCCGCGATCAGGACGATGACGTCGACAGCGCAATCGGCCGCTTCCCTGACCGCGTCGCGCACGGCCGCGAACAGCAGCTCGCGCGCAGCGCCGTCGACGCAGCGCCGGTGCGGCTCGGCCACGATGACCAGCTGTTCGCGCGCGCCATGCGGATCGGGCACCGAAAACGCGGCGATGCGGCCGGCGCGGATGCCCGATTCAGCCTGGGTGACCGCGAACTCGATATCGTTGGGGTACAGATTGCGCCCGTTGAGGATAATCAGGTCCTTCAGGCGCCCGCAGATGACCAGCTGTCCTTCATGCATGAAACCCAGGTCGCCCGAGCGCAGGTAATGGGCATCGTCGCCGGCGGCGCGGGCACGGAACGTTTGCTCGCTGATTTCCGGCTGGTCCCAGTAGGCGTCGGCGTTGCTCGGGCCATGCAGCCAGATTTCTCCGATTTCACCCGGCGCGCAATGGCTCATCGTGTCAGGGTTGACGATTGCGATGCGGTGCAGCGCTTGCGCGGGGCCGCAGCCGACGAATTCGGCCGCGTCGCCGCTGTCCTGTACCAGGACCACGCGCCCGTTTTGCAGTGCGGTTTTGTCCAGGCGAAGCGTCAATGGCAGTTCGGATGCCGCTACCGTGCACACGCACAGGGTCGCTTCCGCCTGGCCGTAGCCGGGGCAGAGCGCCTGCTGGCGAAAGCCGGCGTCGGCGAAACGCGCGCCGAAGGCCGCGAGGGTGGCCGCGTGTACCGGTTCGGCGCCGCTGATGGCGTGCTTCCAGCAGCTCAGGTCCAGCTGGGCGATGGTGGCGTCGTCGATGCCCGAAACGCACAGTGCGTAGGCGGAATTGGGCGCGAAACTGGCCGTGCCGCGATAGCGGCTGATGGCCTGGAGCCAGACTGACGGCGACTGGACAAAACTCTTCGTTTCCATCAGCACGCAGCGCATGCCGGCGTAGATGGGCAGCAGCAGCCCGCCGATGAGCCCCATGTCGTGGTACAAGGGCAGCCAGTTGACCATGCAGTCATCAGGCAGGAAGTCGACGCCGGCGCGCATCAGCTCCAGGTTGGCCAGCAGATTGCGCTGCCGGACCACCACGCCTTTGGGCGCGCCGGTGGAGCCGGACGTGTACTGCAGGAAGGCGACGGCGTCGGGGGCGGACACGGGCCGCCGCCACGCCGGTGCGGCGGGCGCGGCGTCGAGCTGGGCGACGGTCAGGATGTCGACCTCGATGCCGAGCGAGGCGGCCAGCTCGCGCAGTACCGGCTGCGCCGCTTCGGTCGACAGGATCAGGGCGGGGCGCGCGTCGGCCACGATGTTGCGCACCCGGTCAAGGTGGCGCGGGCGGCGCGACTGGGGGGCGAACAGGGGCACGGCGATCATGCCGGCGTACTGGCAGGCGCAGAACGTATCGACATACTCCATGCCCGACGGCAGCATCAGGAGGATGCGCGCCTCGGGCGCATAGCGCTGCTGGAGCAGGGCGGCCAGGCTGACCGCGCGCTCGTGCAGCGCGGCGAAACTGGCGGTGGCGCTCACTTCGCGCCCGTCAGCGAGAAACTGCACGGCTGGGTGGCCGGCGCGGCGCGCCGCCTGGGCTTCCAGTACGTCGATGAAATGGTGGTGGTTCATGGGTAGGTTCACTTGGTAGGTCGTGGACGGCTCAGGCCATGGCGACGATGACTTTGCGCTCGCCCGAAAACGGGTTGCGCCCGTGCGCGACGAGCAGGTTGTCAAGCATGAGCACGTCGCCTGCCTGCCACGGGAAGGCCACCGCAGTGCACTGGTACACGGCGCGGATGGCGTCCAGCTTCTCGTCCGCGATCGGGCTGCCGTCGCCAAAGCACACGTTGCGCGGAAGGTTGTCGTAGCCGACCGCCTGCAACAGGTTGGCTCGCACCGTCGCGTCGTTGGCCGATTCGTGAAACAGGTGCGCCTGGTTGAACCAGACCCATTCGCCGCTGACGGGGTGCTGCAGCACCGCCTGGCAGCGCTGGCGCGTGCGCAGTTCATCGTCGGCTTTCCATTCCCATTCGATGCCATTGGCGGCGCAGTAGCTTTCAACCTGCGCGCGCTGGTCGGTGTTGAACACGCGCTGCCAGGGCAGGTCGAGGGCGACGCTGTAGTTGCGCACATACAGCAGTTCGCGGCGCGCGAATTCGTCGCGCAGTTCGGCGGGAACGCGCTGGTACACCAGGCGGCTGTCGGCAATCGGCGTTTCGCCGCCGGTCATGCTGGGCTTGATGCAGTGGAACCAGATCAGCGATGGCCACTGGCGCGTGTACGACTGCTCGTTATGCAGCGCAATGCTCTGGTGCGCCGGATACTCGGTCGAGCTGTAGACGCCCGCAAACACCTTGCTGCGCGGCGTGGAACCGAACTCGTAGCTGGCCAGCGGCAGGCCGAAGCTGGCTGCGAATTTCTTGAACTCCAGCGGCGTGGGCACGCCGAAGCCGCGGAACAAGACGCCACCGGCGCTGGCCAGCGCCGTGGCCGCCGTCTGCCGCGCGTCAGCTCCGATTGCCGTCAGCGCCTCGGGCTTGTCGGCCTGTATGACAAAAGGCAACGGCGATTGCAGGCAGTTGCCGGCCGTAATTACTGGCATGGTGCGATTCCTTGGAAGTGGGGGAGAAGCCCCTTGGTAAGCGGTGCTGCAACGTTGACGCAATCATAATCACGGCTGAGTTAAATGTAAACGATAATACGAACGATTCTCATTTATATTTGGATTTACAATGTCAATAAAGCTAGGTAATATCCGCTCCGGTCCTGGCGTGAAGTAGCGTAACGCGCGTAGTCAGATAGCAATCAAAAGCAAGCTGGAGTGAATTCATGAAGTTGTTGAACGTCAAAAAGAACAAGATGGCAGCCGCGGTTGCGGCAGCGCTGTGGCTCATGGCACCCGGAGTAGCCAACGCGGCCGATGCCGCGCCGCCGGTCGAGACGGTGATCGTCAAAGGCCAGAAAATCGACCGCCCGCTCGATGACACGGTGGCCAGCGTGGCAGTGGTGACGGCGCGCGATATTGCCGACCATGCCGATGCGTCGCTGACCGACATCATGGCGCGCCTGCCTGGCGTCAATACCCAGTCGGGCAACGAAACCTGGGGGATTCGCGGCGTGCCGGTGGCAGGCTTCGACGACCAGGGACCGGCTACCAGCAATGGCGCGGTGTCGGTGTATGTGGACGATGCATTGCAGCCGCACCGGATGCTGACCTTGAGCCCGTTACCGCTGTGGGATGTCGAGCAGATCGAGGTCTACCGCGGCTCCCAGTCGACCATGCAGGGCCGTAACGCGCTGGCAGGCGCGGTCGTGTTCCAGACCAGGAATCCGGGCTACACCCCGTCGCTGTCGGCGCGCATCAATGGTGGCAATCATGGCCAGCGCGGCGCTTCCGTGGCCGGTGGCGGCGCGATCGTCGATGGCAAGGTGGCGGCCCGTTTTTCCGCCGATGTGCAGAGCGGCGACGGTTACATCCGCAACGACACCCTGGGCAAGGATGCCAATCCTCAGCGCAACGTCAACCTGCGCGGCAAACTGCTGCTTGAACCAATCGATGGCCTCGACTTGCTGTTGACGCTCTCGCACGCGCGCAACCGGCGCGGCATCCAGGCGGTCAACCAGGGTCCGCAATACTATACGGTGAGCTATAACACCGGCGAGTTCGACCAGCTCGACCAGGACAGCGCGACCCTGCGCGCCGATTATGTCGTCAATCCGGCCCTGACCCTGACCAGCATTACGTCGTCCTCGCGCGGCACCTATGACTCGCTGCTCGACTTCGACCAGCGCGCCGACCGCACCCAGGAAGTGCTGCGGGTCCACAAGAACAAGCTGTTCAACCAGGAAGTCAGGCTGGCATACAAGGTTCCCGGCCTGCAGGCGCAGGCAGGCGTCTACTACGGCACCGTCAGCAACGACATGAACGACCGCCTCGATTTCAGCGGCGAGACCGTGGGCAGCGTCACCGGTACCACCCGCATCGCGAGCCGCAGCGTGTTTGGCGAAGTCAATTGGGACTTCGTTCCGAACTGGCAGTTGGTGGGCGGCCTGCGCTACGAGCGCGAGCGCAACAAAACGGCGCTGGAAGATGGGCTGGCCTCTGTGTCTTCGGTGAACCAGGTCAAGACATTCAGCGCCTTGCTGCCGAAGCTGGGCCTGAACTACCGCCTGGGGCCCGATCAATTGTTCGGCGCTTTCGTCCAGCGCGGTTACCGCAGCGGCGGCGTCAACGTGCGGGTCGGCACCGCGCACCGCGCTTACGATCCCGAGTACACCAATACCGTCGAGCTGTCGCACCGCGCCGCCTGGCTCGACAAGAAGCTGCGCACCACGGCCAATGTGTATTTCACCGACTGGAAGGACCAGCAGGTGGCGCTGCTTGACGCCGATGAGGAATTGCAAGTGGCGAACGCCGGCCACAGCCGCATGAAGGGCGTGGAACTGGGTGCCGAGTACAAGATCAGCCCGGCGTTGCAGTTGCTGGCGGGCGCTTCATACAGCCATACGCGCTATGTGGATTTTGTCGCCTACGGAGACACGCTGAGCGGGCAATCGTTCATTGGCGCGCCGCGCCGCAAAGTCAACCTGGGCATGGTGTATCGCCTCAACAGCGCGCTGACGGCCAGCGCCGACGCCATTTATCAGGATGGCAGCGCGTCGGCCTACCTGACCGATGCCAGCGGCAAGGTCAGCAGCGTGCGCCGCAGTGACGACGCGGCCCTGGTCAACGCCAATCTGGCCTACCGCTTCGGCAAGGCCACCGTCAGCGCTTATGTAAGGAATGTTTTCGACCGCCAGTACATTGCCAACAATCAGTCTGGCAGGGTCGTGGACGTAGCGGCGCCGCGCACCGTCGGCGTTGCTCTGCGTTACGACCTGTAAGCGCTGCGTTTGCAGCGACCAACCGAGTGAGAGGATCGACATGAATGCACCTGAAAGAGGGATGGACCTGGCTACCCGGCTGCGCCGGAGCCATACCGGCCTCGATGCCCTGTATTGCCTTGACAGCACGCCTGTGCTGGACCGGCAGAGTCGCCAGGAATCGAATGCGCGCAGCTATCCGCGCCGGATTCCCCTGGTGCTGGAACGCGCGAGCGGGAT of the Massilia violaceinigra genome contains:
- a CDS encoding condensation domain-containing protein, which produces MNHHHFIDVLEAQAARRAGHPAVQFLADGREVSATASFAALHERAVSLAALLQQRYAPEARILLMLPSGMEYVDTFCACQYAGMIAVPLFAPQSRRPRHLDRVRNIVADARPALILSTEAAQPVLRELAASLGIEVDILTVAQLDAAPAAPAWRRPVSAPDAVAFLQYTSGSTGAPKGVVVRQRNLLANLELMRAGVDFLPDDCMVNWLPLYHDMGLIGGLLLPIYAGMRCVLMETKSFVQSPSVWLQAISRYRGTASFAPNSAYALCVSGIDDATIAQLDLSCWKHAISGAEPVHAATLAAFGARFADAGFRQQALCPGYGQAEATLCVCTVAASELPLTLRLDKTALQNGRVVLVQDSGDAAEFVGCGPAQALHRIAIVNPDTMSHCAPGEIGEIWLHGPSNADAYWDQPEISEQTFRARAAGDDAHYLRSGDLGFMHEGQLVICGRLKDLIILNGRNLYPNDIEFAVTQAESGIRAGRIAAFSVPDPHGAREQLVIVAEPHRRCVDGAARELLFAAVRDAVREAADCAVDVIVLIAAATIPMTTSGKISRSGARRQYLDNTLEVIAVTGGQAAGTALPQALPDLATLRAAGATEEEMAVACAAWLNLQVVALRPGAAPDPQSTLIGLGFDSIAIATLHGRLRMHTGWHAPYETMFGAGSLDMLAQGLQRHLELQKASSDAIPALPGRAEKRQSHAQRRLWFQNRLDPRSCEHNIAVRLSLRGPLDADALRRSLHDLTERHPVLRTAYRDSTQGPLQLAMPGAPVPLRCIDLSALPALEQQENLARMVRQERDTPFDLTAGVMLRATLASCAPDQHELLIGLHHIAFDGRSAEIFLADLDRLYAAHSTGGASGFGPRPLDYADFAEWEHARLTAPLVDAELQFWHGYLSDMPHTLALPVQNGAHTGKGLHTFKLASLAVARLEQYCRSHNSTVFMGLLTLFGACLHYWSGQQRFIIGTDVAGRAHPQLDDIIGFFVNQLPLRCDVDGNPSLAKLFSRVATDAQAAYAHQELPFNLLVSAIAPERSGKESPLFQVKLNWQPERGHATALGALRIADIAQYQDGGAFDLVLDLTHGANGVTANLKYQTARFDQHAIDRFVQLWTGLVDGFEALLPLPLSLLTQQMRERDNALRLSLQQRQTSDSRALLGAARRRVAQA
- a CDS encoding TauD/TfdA family dioxygenase, producing MPVITAGNCLQSPLPFVIQADKPEALTAIGADARQTAATALASAGGVLFRGFGVPTPLEFKKFAASFGLPLASYEFGSTPRSKVFAGVYSSTEYPAHQSIALHNEQSYTRQWPSLIWFHCIKPSMTGGETPIADSRLVYQRVPAELRDEFARRELLYVRNYSVALDLPWQRVFNTDQRAQVESYCAANGIEWEWKADDELRTRQRCQAVLQHPVSGEWVWFNQAHLFHESANDATVRANLLQAVGYDNLPRNVCFGDGSPIADEKLDAIRAVYQCTAVAFPWQAGDVLMLDNLLVAHGRNPFSGERKVIVAMA
- a CDS encoding TonB-dependent receptor, with protein sequence MKLLNVKKNKMAAAVAAALWLMAPGVANAADAAPPVETVIVKGQKIDRPLDDTVASVAVVTARDIADHADASLTDIMARLPGVNTQSGNETWGIRGVPVAGFDDQGPATSNGAVSVYVDDALQPHRMLTLSPLPLWDVEQIEVYRGSQSTMQGRNALAGAVVFQTRNPGYTPSLSARINGGNHGQRGASVAGGGAIVDGKVAARFSADVQSGDGYIRNDTLGKDANPQRNVNLRGKLLLEPIDGLDLLLTLSHARNRRGIQAVNQGPQYYTVSYNTGEFDQLDQDSATLRADYVVNPALTLTSITSSSRGTYDSLLDFDQRADRTQEVLRVHKNKLFNQEVRLAYKVPGLQAQAGVYYGTVSNDMNDRLDFSGETVGSVTGTTRIASRSVFGEVNWDFVPNWQLVGGLRYERERNKTALEDGLASVSSVNQVKTFSALLPKLGLNYRLGPDQLFGAFVQRGYRSGGVNVRVGTAHRAYDPEYTNTVELSHRAAWLDKKLRTTANVYFTDWKDQQVALLDADEELQVANAGHSRMKGVELGAEYKISPALQLLAGASYSHTRYVDFVAYGDTLSGQSFIGAPRRKVNLGMVYRLNSALTASADAIYQDGSASAYLTDASGKVSSVRRSDDAALVNANLAYRFGKATVSAYVRNVFDRQYIANNQSGRVVDVAAPRTVGVALRYDL